One window of the Puntigrus tetrazona isolate hp1 chromosome 13, ASM1883169v1, whole genome shotgun sequence genome contains the following:
- the stox1 gene encoding storkhead-box protein 1, with translation MSVQHRLVQLSAASLAVVLCRDEDSKYSASSAGGQDVFADFKSQNSRSFWNKRLVQAVSEVSFQGWLENSVLLVQGNANNLEVLREAWMRRALRSPKGYVIKAVGDLSPVQMSPISQSQFIPLSEILCSVISDMNASNVVVNQEAMINHMMKAHPGMTIPTQDILYSALGALIKERKIYHTGEGYFVVTPQTYFITNNMVKERNWWSAGENDLPSPPPITYLVSNESCMDTSAEAPVMAHCKSCSCFTPPSIIPPSVQDHQSISISECTGKSLKWSKEPKPSIQHQSTSTADYQASEISKSTNTSRKDKEKAGRKFGLNLFRRNTGKKENKSKKEYATFSGQFPPEEWPVRDEDDLNNLPRDLEHAIIKRINPDLTVDNLVKHTVLMKKLEEKAERAMDKAVDKGISTEALLSKQRHHTSKPVGKKSAPRATRSRRRGPTSKEKQRVKCKTLQCAEDLEADDPIPPQIQTEFALDEPDNQEDSSILNPKCVYKKRIDNPFMGLPGRDVETNTNHKEQRRREAKIPTSGRRERSGHRSKSWDPHRAKAVADSVEKSHTLKDAACEQFHESAPTVDSTLDVQPVQELCGDYSSAYPESSTLRIEDKIRLRESKIRSREFRNGKVRELKRQGGDLRQVPDQKNIVDHTKHCDTTEVPLSWPKPTIQRRLSLHLLNSKEECHHRPDLLSSHQQIGNITSHQPSDGQTLDRNTSQTESEVYTDDEYRIYQKTVEDEDECSSVCVNEECVFDCEVSQTGKARCREPVCAGGVWDGQFVEEHAHHKSTRTTYRSHEYRWQSSDHQILQKGANSKQEILQGLRKRPQVSSLADDEHTEALESSIFDYCQTSEVESDSETIHKSADEAESGKTNHWICHPDLKNCNQRINETSKDAGNISASLNDPTGACAGETKENQSYTADSGIDSPRTHMSVTSSNSAILKGLKHRGFLQNLEKLHSNGIHPQSSLLKLTPVMNV, from the exons ATGTCTGTGCAGCACCGCTTGGTCCAACTGTCAGCCGCGTCGCTCGCGGTCGTGCTCTGCCGCGACGAGGACAGCAAATACAGCGCGAGCAGCGCCGGCGGACAGGATGTGTTCGCCGACTTTAAGTCGCAGAATTCGCGAAGCTTCTGGAATAAGAGGCTCGTGCAAGCGGTGTCGGAGGTTTCCTTCCAGGGGTGGCTGGAGAACTCGGTGCTTCTCGTCCAGGGCAACGCCAATAACTTGGAGGTGTTGAGGGAAGCGTGGATGCGCCGGGCGCTGAGGTCGCCTAAAGGATACGTTATCAAAGCTGTGG gtgATCTGTCCCCTGTGCAGATGTCACCAATTTCCCAGTCTCAGTTTATTCCACTGTCTGAAATACTATGCTCTGTCATATCGGACATGAATGCCAGCAATGTGGTTGTTAATCAGGAAGCAATGATCAATCACATGATGAAAGCACACCCAG gTATGACCATTCCCACTCAAGACATCCTGTACAGTGCTCTGGGAGCTCTTATTAAGGAGAGGAAGATCTATCACACTGGCGAGGGCTACTTTGTAGTCACCCCGCAAACATACTTCATTACCAATAACATGGTGAAAGAGAGGAATTGGTGGAGTGCTGGCGAAAATGACCTGCCATCACCTCCTCCCATCACGTATCTAGTGAGCAATGAGAGCTGCATGGACACTTCTGCTGAGGCTCCTGTCATGGCCCACTGTAAGTCCTGTAGCTGCTTCACCCCTCCGTCCATTATACCTCCATCTGTCCAAGATCACCAGTCCATCAGCATCAGTGAGTGCACTGGAAAAAGCCTCAAGTGGAGCAAAGAACCCAAACCTTCCATTCAGCACCAGTCCACGTCTACTGCAGACTACCAGGCCAGTGAGATTAGTAAATCCACCAACACAAGCCGCAAGGACAAGGAGAAAGCTGGCCGCAAATTTGGCCTTAACCTCTTCAGACGAAACACAGGGAAGAAGGAGAACAAGTCGAAGAAAGAATATGCCACGTTCTCTGGCCAATTCCCACCGGAGGAATGGCCTGTCAGGGATGAGGATGACTTAAACAACCTCCCCAGGGATCTAGAACATGCCATCATCAAACGGATCAACCCAGATCTGACAGTGGACAATCTTGTAAAACACACGGTTCTCATGAAGAAGCTTGAAGAGAAAGCTGAGAGAGCAATGGATAAAGCTGTGGACAAGGGCATTTCGACAGAAGCTCTTCTGTCTAAGCAGAGGCATCATACGTCAAAGCCTGTGGGGAAGAAATCAGCCCCTAGAGCTACTCGCAGCAGGAGAAGAGGACCTACATCCAAAGAGAAACAAAGGGTAAAGTGTAAAACCTTGCAATGTGCTGAAGATTTAGAGGCAGATGACCCAATTCCTCCTCAAATTCAAACAGAGTTTGCTTTGGATGAACCTGACAATCAGGAAGATAGTTCCATTCTGAATCCAAAATGTGTGTACAAGAAACGGATAGACAATCCATTTATGGGATTGCCAGGAAGAGATGTGGAAACAAACACCAACCATAAAGAACAAAGGAGGAGAGAAGCCAAGATTCCAACCTCTGGACGTCGGGAAAGATCAGGTCACAGGTCAAAGTCCTGGGATCCTCACCGAGCCAAAGCAGTCGCTGACAGCGTGGAGAAATCTCACACACTGAAGGATGCAGCCTGTGAACAGTTCCATGAAAGTGCACCGACTGTAGACTCCACCCTGGATGTTCAACCGGTTCAAGAGCTTTGTGGAGATTACAGCTCGGCCTACCCTGAGAGCAGCACATTGAGGATAGAGGACAAAATTAGACTGAGAGAGAGTAAAATCCGAAGCAGGGAGTTCAGAAATGGCAAAGTAAGAGAATTGAAACGTCAGGGTGGAGACTTAAGACAAGTTCCTGACCAAAAGAACATTGTAGATCATACTAAACACTGTGATACAACAGAAGTGCCCCTCTCGTGGCCTAAACCTACAATTCAACGTAGACTTTCCCTACACCTACTTAACAGTAAAGAAGAGTGTCATCACCGTCCAGATCTGCTATCCTCACACCAGCAAATTGGCAATATTACTAGCCATCAGCCATCAGATGGTCAAACTCTGGACAGAAACACAAGCCAGACTGAGAGTGAAGTATATACAGATGATGAATATCGCATTTATCAAAAGACAGTGGAGGACGAGGATGAGTGTAGCTCTGTCTGTGTGAACGAGGAGTGTGTTTTTGACTGTGAGGTATCACAGACCGGCAAAGCTCGTTGCCGTGAGCCTGTCTGTGCAGGTGGTGTTTGGGATGGACAATTTGTTGAGGAACATGCTCATCACAAATCCACCAGAACAACATACAGGTCACATGAGTACAGGTGGCAGTCGTCTGATCACCAGATCCTTCAGAAAGGTGCTAACTCCAAACAAGAAATCCTACAAGGGCTGAGGAAAAGACCACAAGTATCCAGTTTGGCAGATGATGAACATACTGAAGCCCTGGAGAGCAGCATTTTTGATTACTGTCAAACAAGCGAAGTGGAGTCTGATTCTGAGACCATACATAAATCTGCAGATGAAGCAGAATCTGGCAAAACTAACCACTGGATCTGTCACCCAGATTTAAAAAACTGCAATCAGAGAATAAATGAGACCTCTAAGGATGCTGGAAACATCAGCGCAAGCCTAAATGACCCTACAGGGGCCTGTGCAGGAGAAACTAAAGAGAATCAGAGTTACACAGCTGATAGTGGGATTGACTCTCCAAG GACACACATGAGTGTAACCTCCAGTAACTCAGCAATACTTAAAGGACTGAAGCATCGCGGTTTCCTGCAGAACCTTGAAAAACTCCACTCCAACGGCATTCACCCTCAGAGTTCACTCCTCAAACTCACACCTGTCATgaatgtttaa
- the si:ch211-198a12.6 gene encoding zinc finger protein 501, with amino-acid sequence MAESETDCDTPGLDTLGSECVIAHTQVGDLHYGAETEIMTQEDKRLDLEAIHGDLGAVTCVDVVTETDHDYIKSEIHHDHHHYFSSAEIKGNEHLLGEVLLKTEIGGGEHIVKVESDHGGELTVESENGVIIHEAHGLQCSECGEIFGCMSDLHEHFEIHKATHPYICVHCGESFAVEASLRSHMRIHMKEKSYTTGLEMVGKGVIDAFNLKPHQMMHSPEKPHRCSECGKSFAAAITLREHMKMHSDDKPYKCTQCRKSFVRRRHLKKHQELHAHDKPFTCLQCGKGFTTASNLKQHQKTHAGEKPHRCTQCGKCFAAAATLREHQRIHSGEKPYKCTQCRKSFVRKRHLKKHQLVHQGGKPYRCSQCDKGFNHSSSLSRHHKVHLEAKMYAQADKDFPFDTTLKRGMHTGEKPYSCNHCEKSFNHSSSLSRHQRTHSDGKSYTCAQCGKRFNHPSSLARHQRVHLEDKATYSAIATGKGFPHTTILKQRILQSEKPYRCAQCGKGFNHSSSLSRHHRIHIDQ; translated from the coding sequence ATGGCTGAGTCAGAGACTGACTGTGACACACCAGGTCTCGATACGTTGGGATCTGAGTGTGTCATCGCCCATACGCAAGTCGGTGACTTGCATTATGGTGCGGAAACCGAGATTATGACTCAGGAGGACAAAAGACTTGACCTGGAGGCCATTCACGGTGATTTGGGGGCAGTGACCTGTGTGGATGTGGTAACCGAGACGGACCATGACTACATTAAATCAGAAATACACCACgatcatcatcattatttcaGCAGCGCAGAAATCAAAGGCAATGAGCATTTGCTCGGTGAGGTGCTGTTAAAGACGGAAATAGGTGGCGGAGAACATATCGTAAAGGTGGAGTCTGACCATGGAGGAGAGCTTACAGTAGAGTCAGAGAATGGCGTTATCATCCACGAAGCCCATGGTCTGCAATGCAGCGAGTGTGGTGAGATTTTTGGCTGTATGTCTGATCTGCACGAACACTTTGAAATCCACAAAGCCACTCATCCCTATATTTGCGTCCACTGTGGTGAGAGCTTCGCTGTTGAAGCCAGCCTAAGAAGTCACATGAGGATTCACATGAAAGAGAAAAGTTATACCACTGGTCTTGAGATGGTTGGTAAAGGAGTCATTGACGCATTCAACTTGAAACCCCATCAGATGATGCACTCTCCTGAAAAGCCGCACAGATGTTCAGAGTGTGGCAAAAGCTTTGCCGCGGCCATCACTCTACGGGAGCAcatgaaaatgcattcagatgACAAACCCTACAAATGCACCCAATGCCGAAAAAGCTTTGTGCGCAGACGCCATCTGAAAAAACATCAAGAGCTGCATGCCCACGATAAGCCCTTTACCTGTCTCCAGTGTGGTAAAGGCTTTACGACGGCTTCCAATCTCAAACAGCACCAGAAGACTCATGCTGGTGAAAAGCCACACAGGTGCACCCAGTGTGGAAAGTGTTTTGCGGCAGCAGCCACATTAAGAGAGCATCAGAGAATCCACTCAGGGGAGAAGCCCTACAAGTGCACCCAGTGTCGGAAGAGCTTTGTCAGGAAACGCCACCTCAAGAAGCATCAGCTGGTCCATCAGGGCGGAAAGCCCTACCGCTGCTCTCAGTGCGACAAGGGTTTCAACCATTCTTCTTCCTTGTCTCGACACCACAAGGTCCACCTGGAGGCCAAGATGTACGCTCAGGCGGATAAGGATTTCCCCTTCGATACTACGCTGAAGAGGGGAATGCACACAGGTGAAAAGCCATACAGCTGCAACCATTGTGAGAAAAGCTTCAATCACTCGTCATCGCTATCCAGACATCAGAGGACTCATTCTGATGGAAAGTCCTACACCTGTGCTCAGTGTGGGAAGAGGTTCAATCATCCCTCCTCTCTCGCAAGACACCAGCGGGTTCATTTGGAGGATAAGGCAACTTATAGCGCTATTGCAACAGGAAAGGGATTCCCCCACACTACCATCTTGAAACAGAGAATCCTTCAGAGTGAGAAACCATATAGGTGCGCTCAGTGTGGAAAGGGTTTCAATCATTCGTCTTCTCTGTCTAGGCATCACAGAATTCATATTGATCAGTAA
- the LOC122356482 gene encoding toll-like receptor 4 — protein MNELMENLENGIPPIQLCFHMRDFQAGKSIASNIIDEGIMGSRKIIVVVSQHFIDSAWCRFEFELAQSRFMMERSANIIIIILEDVEERRTKKVFGLHKHLKKNTYLKWSRDPLRNMRFWIRLRKATNQ, from the coding sequence ATGAATGAACTGATGGAGAATCTGGAGAACGGTATACCACCTATTCAGCTTTGCTTTCATATGCGGGACTTTCAAGCAGGGAAGTCCATCGCCTCCAACATTATCGATGAAGGAATAATGGGCAGTCGTAAAATCATTGTGGTGGTGTCTCAACACTTCATTGATAGTGCCTGGTGTCGCTTTGAGTTTGAACTAGCTCAGTCTCGCTTTATGATGGAACGCAGTgccaacatcatcatcatcattctgGAAGATGTGGAAGAGAGGAGGACTAAGAAAGTGTTTGGACTTCATAAGCATCTGAAAAAGAACACGTACCTAAAGTGGAGCAGAGACCCTTTGAGAAACATGAGGTTCTGGATACGCCTCAGGAAAGCCACAaaccaataa
- the tlr4al gene encoding LOW QUALITY PROTEIN: toll-like receptor 4a, like (The sequence of the model RefSeq protein was modified relative to this genomic sequence to represent the inferred CDS: inserted 3 bases in 2 codons; deleted 1 base in 1 codon): protein MNVFTVNAFLIYFSINAGESCTKITENLHYSCMGRNLSYIPSNIPSSIQTLDFSFNVLKCLHRSVFPVLSFLQVLDLSRCHIKHIENDTFYNVKNLITLILTGNPITNYGPGCLNCLHNLQRLVLVDVGLSSLQLQINNLTKLQELKVGTNNIQSMSLPSFMSTFKDFSLLDLHANNISIIKTDDTVVLREIGRNMTLILSRNPLLYIELGAFKDIYLRELDIRSAFVSPDAQKAGLKALYGLNVKRLMFGKYRCDYKILSSDANYLDDLCFINFNEIYYYMKERHDVPVSIFRCMINATVVAVKAGIIREITNVPFHEIKELYLISNQLDTVPGKQLAHLHTLEKLVFTNNVATQIQTVXDMPRLQYVDLSSNQITLTSCCSFFSGTPQLRYLNLSLNPQIGLSIGPFDGLDSLEILDFHHTRVVGMGYLSLFSNLKYLRYLDISFSSITFINIYCFYGLRNLNVLKIAGSNFQGDVARYLFNNLTFLEHLDMSFCRMVELHPDSFKNLQRLRLLNLXRNNLMTVDFLALPNLKQLTSLYVDKNSITSIPLHVLHKLPTNLSDFDLSSNPIDCSCSQTDFISWIIQNQKVLKKPEYIFCKTFPPTSDFRATDFDIDSCVHKKRLAIVLSVCFITVVVLLSFLVYRFQFYLHYCCILLRGYRSPGQQECSYDAFVIFSSYDEVWVMNELMENLENGIPPIQLCLHMRDFQAGKSIASNIIDEGIMGSRKIIVVVSQHFIDSAWCRFEFELAQSRFMMEHSANIIIIILEDVEERRTKKVFGLHKHLKKNTYLKWSRDPLRNMRFWIRLRKAIIATNQ, encoded by the exons atgaatgtctttactgtaaatGCTTTCCTAATATATTTTTCCATAAATGCTGGAGAATCATGCACAAAA attaCTGAGAATCTGCACTACTCATGCATGGGAAGAAACCTTAGTTACATACCATCCAATATTCCTTCTTCCATTCAAACTCTggatttcagttttaatgttttgaaatgcttacATAGGAGTGTTTTCCCAGTTTTGTCTTTCCTCCAAGTTCTTGATCTTTCAAG gTGCCACATCAAGCACATTGAAAATGATACTTTCTACAATGTGAAGAATTTGATAACTCTGATTCTCACTGGAAACCCCATTACAAATTACGGACCTGGATGCTTGAATTGTTTACATAATCTACAAAGACTAGTTCTTGTGGATGTTGGTCTCTCGTCATTACAGCTTCAGATAAATAACCTAACCAAACTGCAGGAGCTTAAAGTCGGGACAAATAACATCCAGTCCATGTCTCTCCCTTCATTCATGAGCACCTTCAAAGACTTCAGTCTACTTGATCTACATGCCAATAATATATCCATCATCAAAACCGACGACACAGTTGTGTTGCGAGAGATCGGCAGAAACATGACTTTGATTCTCTCTAGGAATCCGTTATTATACATTGAATTAGGAGCTTTCAAAGACATTTATCTCAGAGAACTGGACATCCGATCTGCCTTTGTTTCGCCTGATGCTCAGAAAGCTGGACTAAAAGCTCTATATGGGCTTAATGTCAAACGGCTAATGTTTGGAAAATACAGGTGTGATTACAAGATTTTGTCATCAGATGCAAACTATTTAGATGATCtttgctttattaattttaatgagatATATTATTACATGAAAGAAAGGCATGATGTGCCAGTTAGTATATTTCGCTGCATGATTAATGCCACAGTTGTAGCTGTGAAGGCTGGTATAATTCGTGAAATAACAAATGTGCCATTTCATGAAATCAAGGAGCTTTATTTGATTTCCAATCAATTAGATACTGTGCCAGGCAAACAACTCGCACATCTTCATACTTTAGAAAAACTTGTATTTACAAACAACGTTGCAACCCAAATTCAGACCGT AGACATGCCTAGGCTTCAGTACGTAGATCTGAGTTCAAACCAAATTACATTAACGTCATGCTGCTCATTTTTTTCTGGCACTCCTCAATTGAGGTATTTAAATTTGAGTCTAAATCCACAAATTGGTCTTTCTATAGGACCATTTGATGGACTTGATTCCCTTGAGATACTAGATTTCCATCATACAAGGGTTGTAGGTATGGGATACCTTTcacttttttctaatttaaagtACTTGAGATATCTGGACATTTCTTTTTCAAGTATTACCTTTATTAACATATATTGCTTTTATGGGCTAAGAAATCTTAATGTTCTTAAGATCGCCGGCAGTAATTTTCAGGGAGATGTAGCaagatatttgtttaataatctGACTTTTCTAGAGCATCTTGACATGTCTTTTTGTCGAATGGTAGAGTTACATCCAGACTCATTCAAAAATCTTCAAAGGCTTAGACTTTTAAATT AGAGAAACAATTTAATGACTGTAGATTTTCTAGCCCTCCCAAACCTGAAACAATTAACATCACTTTATGTCgataaaaacagcattactaGCATCCCACTTCATGTTCTCCACAAATTGCCTACAAATCTTTCAGATTTTGATTTATCCTCAAACCCCATCGATTGCTCTTGCTCCCAGACAGATTTTATTTCCTGGATTATCCAAAACCAGAAAGTTTTGAAGAaacctgaatatattttctgtaaaaccTTTCCACCAACCTCAGATTTTAGAGCAACAGACTTTGACATTGACAGCTGTGTGCATAAGAAGAGACTTGCAATAGTTTTATCAGTATGTTTTATTACAGTAGTAGTCCTTTTATCATTCTTGGTTTATAGGTTCCAGTTTTATCTTCACTATTGCTGTATTCTACTGAGAGGCTACAGATCACCTGGTCAACAAGAATGTTCCTATGACGCATTTGTGATTTTCTCCAGCTATGATGAAGTCTGGGTCATGAATGAACTGATGGAGAATCTGGAGAACGGTATACCACCTATTCAGCTTTGCCTTCATATGCGGGACTTTCAAGCAGGGAAGTCCATCGCCTCCAACATTATCGATGAAGGAATAATGGGCAGTCGTAAAATCATTGTGGTGGTGTCTCAACACTTCATTGATAGTGCCTGGTGTCGCTTTGAGTTTGAACTAGCTCAGTCTCGCTTTATGATGGAACAT AGTgccaacatcatcatcatcattctgGAAGATGTGGAAGAGAGGAGGACTAAGAAAGTGTTTGGACTTCATAAGCATCTGAAAAAGAACACGTACCTAAAGTGGAGCAGAGACCCTTTGAGAAACATGAGGTTCTGGATACGCCTCAGGAAAGCTATCATTGCCACAAACCaataa